A window of the Helianthus annuus cultivar XRQ/B chromosome 4, HanXRQr2.0-SUNRISE, whole genome shotgun sequence genome harbors these coding sequences:
- the LOC110938072 gene encoding DNA repair protein recA homolog 3, mitochondrial: MSRLLGNISILKRSVSNFEASKICLLGSFFQTNSLATKGKKKSKSDGTDSGEENMSKKDLALKQAIDQINTSHGKGSIMFLGQCASPRQVPVVSTGSFALDIALGVGGFPKGRVVEIYGPEASGKTTLALHVIAEAQKQGGYCVFVDAEHALDPSLAEAIGVNTRDLLVSQPDCGEQALSLVDTIIRSGSVDVVVVDSVAALVPKSELDGEMGDAHMAMQARLMSQALRKLSHSLSSSQTILIFINQVRSKLATFGFGAPSEVTCGGNALKYYASIRLNIRRIGLVKKGEETLGSQVLVKIMKNKLAPPYRTAQFELEFGKGICRESELIELGLKHKFIMKAGGAYYSMEDRKFCGKDAIKRYLAENLTVRDELETKLREKLVDEPKKENVEATDTEEDVIAAEA, from the exons ATGTCGAGGCTACTTGGAAACATATCGATTCTAAAACGCTCCGTATCTAATTTTGAG GCCTCTAAAATATGTTTACTGGGATCGTTCTTTCAGACAAACAGTTTGGCTACTAAAG GTAAAAAGAAATCAAAGTCCGACGGAACTGATTCGGGTGAAGAAAATATGTCTAAGAAAGATCTAGCTTTGAAGCAAGCAATTGATCAAATCAATACTTCTCATGGAAAGGGCTCTATCATGTTTCTCGGTCAGTGTGCTTCTCCCCGACAAGTCCCGGTGGTATCTACCGGATCTTTTGCATTAGATATAGCACTCGGAGTCGGCGGATTTCCAAAG GGACGTGTAGTGGAGATATATGGTCCAGAAGCTTCCGGGAAGACAACTCTTGCTCTCCATGTAATTGCTGAAGCACAGAAACAAGGAG GTTATTGTGTATTCGTTGACGCGGAGCATGCTCTTGATCCGTCATTAGCCGAAGCTATAGGCGTTAACACTCGGGATTTGCTTGTGTCACAACCAGATTGTGGTGAACAAGCTTTGAGTCTTGTAGATACTATTATAAGAAGTGGTTcagttgatgttgttgttgtgGATAGT GTTGCTGCCCTTGTCCCTAAAAGCGAACTCGATGGCGAAATGGGTGATGCCCATATGGCAATGCAAGCTAGGCTTATGAGCCAGGCACTTCGTAAATTGAGCCATTCGTTATCTTCATCACAGACTATTTTGATCTTCATTAATCAG GTAAGGTCAAAGTTGGCTACATTTGGATTTGGTGCACCCTCTGAAGTGACATGTGGTGGAAACGCTTTGAAGTATTACGCGTCAATCCGTCTAAATATTCGGAGAATAGGACTTGTCAAGAAAGGGGAAGAG ACACTAGGAAGTCAAGTTCTAGTAAAGATTATGAAGAACAAGCTTGCGCCGCCATACAGAACCGCACAATTTGAGCTGGAGTTTGGCAAGGGCATATGTCGTGAATCAGAGCTCATAGAATTAGGTCTTAAACACAAGTTCATCATGAAAGCCGGAGGTGCGTATTACAGCATGGAAGACAGGAAGTTTTGTGGCAAAGATGCTATAAAACGTTACTTAGCTGAGAATTTAACCGTACGTGACGAACTAGAAACCAAATTAAGGGAAAAGCTTGTCGATGAACCAAAAAAGGAAAATGTAGAGGCAACAGATACGGAGGAAGACGTTATTGCAGCAGAGGCCTGA
- the LOC110938074 gene encoding uncharacterized protein LOC110938074 gives MDSDLSFEMLMEITSRASLETLDIMRCMCKELNKLTYESYLLDLYKKRNNIVSGFLIQDMKSEWMDIKEFAPSRDSNCLDLGFLPSNARILATSEQGIIVYQTPDSADFRNGVYHVCKPATRQVLALPNPKAKYTLCKVALVVMSLRPLHYKIIRFSDHPALKRGRKFYTRYSCDIFDSTTWEWRSRNHIKLDDGVFFTNPQPVTKSGSIYMLLTNNDIFKFDAYSEKWEVFPPPIRYDQYGTASMDLVKYGGRLGVACKPPNGDGCREIWVHTTDGLWEKEGVAGEGARETESLKALYDSDTSVVAQNDTLLFYRFKQEGDNMINKVALNDILIPCEMFTFRSDFEPIDLI, from the exons ATGGATTCCGACCTTTCGTTCGAGATGCTCATGGAGATTACATCCCGAGCATCACTAGAAACTCTAGACATAATGCGTTGTATGTGTAAAGAACTTAACAAACTCACCTACGAATCGTATCTTCTTGATCTATACAAGAAAAGAAACAACATTGTGTCCGGTTTTCTTATACAAGACATGAAAAGCGAGTGGATGGACATCAAAGAGTTTGCACCATCTCGTGACTCAAACTGTCTTGATCTTGGTTTTCTACCATCCAATGCTCGTATTCTTGCGACGTCTGAGCAAGGAATAATAGTGTACCAGACTCCTGATAGTGCCGATTTCAGGAATGGTGTGTACCATGTTTGTAAGCCTGCGACTAGACAGGTTTTGGCGTTGCCGAATCCTAAAGCTAAGTATACACTTTGTAAGGTTGCGCTTGTGGTGATGAGTTTGAGGCCGTTACATTACaagatcatcagattttctgaccACCC TGCTTTGAAACGGGGGAGAAAGTTCTACACAAGATATAGTTGTGACATCTTCGACTCAACGACGTGGGAATGGAGATCACGGAATCACATAAAGCTTGACGATGGTGTTTTCTTCACTAACCCGCAGCCGGTCACAAAGAGCGGTTCAATCTACATGTTATTAACAAATAATGACATTTTTAAATTCGATGCATATTCGGAGAAGTGGGAAGTGTTTCCGCCACCTATTCGATATGATCAATATGGCACTGCTTCAATGGATCTGGTAAAGTATGGTGGAAGATTGGGGGTGGCGTGTAAGCCACCGAATGGAGATGGTTGTCGGGAGATTTGGGTTCATACGACGGATGGATTGTGGGAGAAAGAAGGTGTTGCTGGTGAAGGTGCGAGGGAAACAGAGTCACTAAAGGCCTTATATGATTCGGATACAAGTGTTGTTGCGCAGAACGATACGCTCCTATTTTATAGGTTCAAACAAGAAGGTGATAACATGATCAACAAGGTCGCGTTAAATGACATTCTTATCCCTTGTGAAATGTTCACCTTCCGATCAGATTTCGAGCcaattgatttgatttga
- the LOC110938075 gene encoding CRM-domain containing factor CFM3, chloroplastic/mitochondrial: MASSSSSPFSVNFIFPPTRTCSSNFRLFCSNQIIQLETQQQIIPKKKNQRKPRPSFSEQVLEKWSRKPTSLGDKFPWQKQEMQQQEAKFAIKEEEEEERVLDESRIGSNSLVGDSVSFDSIKSVNTAPWVKKTKPQKESFDFEDGNSQKDSENGKIDGGYVGNSFVGDSVSFDSIKSVNLAPWVKKTKPQKESFDFEDGNSQKDSENGKIDGGYVSNSFVGDSVSLDSIKSVNLAPWVKKTKPQKESFDFEDGNSQKDSENGKIDGGYVSNSFVGDSVSFESKKSVKLAPWVQKSKPQKQSFDFEDGNLEKDSEKDEIDDEHVSNNGQESQRSERVPWEREKDLFQSNSNTPLAEKLIPEFELKRLRNKAGRMVERFRVGAAGVTQELVESIHDKWKTVEVVKLKFKGPSTMNMKRIHESLESRTGGLVIWRSGSSVVLFRGMAYNLPCVQSFTEHKSKHTENESSINYAGRYVKDLSEEELLDLEELNLVLDGLGPRFKDWSGREPLPIDADLLPSLVEGYKRPFRLLPYGTRPGLRDKEMTFIRRTARTMPPHFALGRNRDLQGLAVAMAKLWERSAIAKIAIKRGVHNTRNERMAEELKRLTGGTIVSRNKDYIVFYRGNDFLPPNVTKTLTKAQELSINRQEDEDKARERASTFIDLTTKNAVKGPLVAGTLAETMAATSRWGSEPDSEEVERMRRESAVARHTSLVKLLENKLALAKGKIKKAERVLAKVQEYLRPAQLPTDLETLTDEERFSLRKIGLSMKPYLELGRRGVFDGTVENMHLHWKYRELVKIMVERKSFAQVKHVAISLEAESGGVLVSVDKTTKGYAIIVYRGKNYERPKEIRPKNLLTRRKALARAIELQRREALKYHILELSKRIEKLKSELEDMKMIDEVDEETLRSRIEDDLGSESESDSDDRHETAEDEEAYLETYQHGE; this comes from the exons CATTGGGAGACAAATTCCCATGGCAGAAACAAGAAATGCAACAACAAGAAGCCAAATTTGCaatcaaagaagaagaagaagaagaaagggttTTAGATGAGTCAAGAATCGGTAGCAACTCGCTTGTGGGTGACTCAGTGAGTTTTGATTCTATAAAAAGTGTAAATACTGCTCCTTGGGTAAAGAAAACTAAACCCCAGAAAGAAAGTTTCGATTTTGAAGATGGGAATTCACAAAAAGATAGTGAGAATGGTAAAATTGATGGTGGGTATGTTGGTAACTCGTTTGTGGGTGACTCAGTGAGTTTTGATTCTATAAAAAGTGTAAATCTTGCTCCTTGGGTAAAGAAAACTAAACCCCAGAAAGAAAGTTTCGATTTTGAAGATGGGAATTCACAAAAAGATAGTGAGAATGGTAAAATTGATGGTGGGTATGTTAGTAACTCGTTTGTGGGTGACTCAGTGAGTCTTGATTCTATAAAAAGTGTAAATCTTGCTCCTTGGGTAAAGAAAACTAAACCCCAGAAAGAAAGTTTCGATTTTGAAGATGGGAATTCACAAAAAGATAGTGAGAATGGTAAAATTGATGGTGGGTATGTTAGTAACTCGTTTGTGGGTGACTCAGTGAGTTTTGAGTCCAAAAAAAGTGTAAAGCTTGCTCCTTGGGTTCAGAAAAGTAAACCCCAGAAACAAAGTTTTGATTTTGAAGATGGGAATTTAGAAAAAGATAGTGAGAAGGATGAAATTGATGATGAACATGTTTCAAATAATGGTCAAGAAAGTCAAAGGAGTGAGAGGGTGCCATGGGAAAGAGAGAAAGATTTGTTTCAGAGTAATAGCAATACACCACTGGCAGAGAAACTGATACCGGAATTCGAGTTGAAGAGATTGAGGAACAAAGCTGGGAGGATGGTGGAAAGGTTTAGAGTTGGTGCAGCTGGAGTTACACAGGAATTAGTGGAGTCAATACATGATAAATGGAAAACTGTTGAGGTTGTGAAGTTGAAATTCAAAGGGCCTTCTACCATGAATATGAAAAGAATTCATGAAAGTTTAGAG AGTAGAACGGGTGGCTTAGTGATATGGAGATCAGGCAGTTCGGTTGTATTATTCAGAGGAATGGCTTATAACCTTCCCTGTGTACAATCGTTTACAGAACATAAATCAAAGCATACAGAAAACGAATCATCAATAAATTATGCGGGTCGATATGTTAAGGATCTTTCTGAAGAAGAATTATTAGATTTAGAAGAGCTCAATCTCGTTTTAGATGGATTGGGCCCGCGGTTCAAGGATTGGTCAGGACGCGAGCCACTACCTATAGATGCAGATTTGCTTCCTTCTTTGGTTGAAGGGTATAAACGTCCTTTTAGACTTCTCCCGTACGGGACAAGACCTGGCTTACGAGATAAAGAGATGACCTTTATTCGTAGGACGGCAAGAACAATGCCTCCGCATTTTGCACTTG GAAGAAATAGAGATTTGCAAGGCCTTGCGGTTGCAATGGCAAAGCTATGGGAAAGAAGTGCTATTGCAAAGATAGCGATCAAGCGTGGTGTGCACAACACTCGTAATGAAAGAATGGCGGAAGAGCTCAAG AGACTGACAGGAGGAACTATAGTCTCTAGAAACAAGGACTATATCGTCTTTTACAGGGGTAACGACTTTTTACCGCCTAATGTGACAAAAACATTGACGAAAGCGCAAGAACTAAGCATTAATCGCCAAGAAGATGAAGACAAAGCACGAGAAAGGGCTTCAACTTTCATTGATTTGACTACTAAAAACGCTGTTAAAGGCCCGTTAGTCGCCGGGACCCTAGCGGAAACCATGGCGGCTACCTCAAGATGGGGAAGCGAGCCTGACAGCGAGGAGGTTGAGAGAATGAGGAGGGAATCAGCCGTTGCCCGACACACTTCTCTTGTCAAACTTCTTGAAAACAAGCTAGCCCTT GCCAAAGGAAAGATAAAAAAGGCAGAAAGGGTGTTAGCAAAAGTTCAAGAATATTTACGACCAGCACAACTTCCTACCGATCTGGAGACGCTAACCGATGAGGAGAGGTTTTCGCTTCGTAAGATAGGTTTAAGTATGAAACCATACTTGGAGTTAG GGAGGCGAGGTGTTTTTGACGGTACGGTTGAAAATATGCACCTACATTGGAAGTATAGGGAGCTAGTCAAGATAATGGTGGAGCGAAAAAGCTTTGCACAAGTGAAACATGTGGCTATTTCTCTTGAGGCGGAAAGCGGTGGAGTTTTGGTGTCGGTAGACAAAACCACCAAAGGCTATGCCATCATAGTTTATCGTGGAAAGAATTACGAGCGACCGAAAGAAATAAGGCCGAAAAATCTTTTGACTAGAAGAAAAGCTTTAGCGCGTGCAATTGAATTGCAAAGACGCGAG GCTTTAAAGTATCATATCCTGGAGTTATCGAAAAGGATTGAGAAGCTGAAATCGGAACTT GAGGACATGAAAATGATTGATGAAGTTGATGAGGAGACGTTGAGATCAAGAATAGAAGATGATTTAGGTTCCGAGTCTGAATCTGATTCGGATGATCGTCATGAAACGGCAGAG GATGAAGAAGCCTACCTTGAAACTTACCAACATGGTGAGTAA
- the LOC110938071 gene encoding uncharacterized protein LOC110938071, with protein sequence MDESKLDPSSDKDKTDTMVHNPKHPTHNTETHGLREDIDPNTPIGDVKGPNVFERVKEEFEAIVGAVHHRKEDDAAFTGSKHEKQSSPSDHKGSPNHHKETHGRGDDIDADTPINEVKGPNIFHRAKEEIEAIVGTILSKKESDHDDASPKKD encoded by the exons ATGGATGAATCAAAACTTGATCCATCTTCAG ATAAGGACAAGACAGATACAATGGTGCATAACCCGAAACACCCAACACATAACACGGAAACTCATGGATTGCGTGAAGATATCGATCCGAATACCCCAATCGGTGATGTCAAGGGTCCAAATGTGTTCGAAAGAGTAAAGGAGGAGTTTGAAGCAATTGTGGGAGCCGTTCATCATCGCAAAGAAGATGATGCCGCATTTACAGGATCAAAACATGAGAAACAAAGTTCACCTTCAG ACCATAAGGGCAGTCCTAATCACCATAAAGAGACTCATGGGAGGGGGGATGATATTGATGCAGATACTCCAATCAATGAAGTCAAAGGTCCTAACATATTTCATCGTGCCAAAGAAGAGATTGAAGCCATTGTTGGTACGATTCTTTCGAAAAAAGAATCTGATCATGATGATGCATCACCGAAGAAGGATTGA